The following proteins are encoded in a genomic region of Drosophila miranda strain MSH22 chromosome 4, D.miranda_PacBio2.1, whole genome shotgun sequence:
- the LOC108164187 gene encoding LOW QUALITY PROTEIN: uncharacterized protein LOC108164187 (The sequence of the model RefSeq protein was modified relative to this genomic sequence to represent the inferred CDS: inserted 1 base in 1 codon) — MALQCVIKPKMWLGVKQILLYVGLLLCVLLQVCRSKTQLQMYCPTVCRCDLHLQRNRAVCSARRLISANIEMPKTVELLDLSYNDITSIDNDSFQSTVHLVNLSLSHNAIHTLYGDGFAELRRLRHLDLSYNRLEQIDEHLLESNAQLIHLNLEGNKLATLGSGPLLRSPSLRSLNLRNSQINQLGAELLSGLPQLRQLDVAQNLLLTLSAGVFHXPRYLASLNLEENPFNCDRALSKVATGLRQRGVALFMSDCVDEEPALPPPEEVELQGGPTMKFERLEHLEPTTQGPQSVLAVWRELDSSEESTGDEEEEQELSSLSDVCEGSREKLCLNYRTCLERVSHMLLAGGGAQLPDEIERTLKYDSDDLKLAFVVGGATGICMVIFIITFALCLKSCCEMRKKKSTLESPEGETPLDPSQETLPTIHTWSPHRTRNPRRSNPQRASRAVVRQPYGPQDSFVNRIFGRPARSQYYRTINQNTATLIRRLSRSNLFSSRDREPVTPTTPPPESTSRFYTDEAAARPETPPPNYGDVVVIDNCDNK; from the exons ATGGCTCTGCAATGCGTGATCAAGCCCAAGATGTGGCTCGGTGTTAAGCAGATCCTGCTCTACGTGGGCCTCCTGCTGTGCGTGCTGCTGCAGGTGTGCCGCAGCAAGACCCAGCTGCAGATGTACTGCCCCACGGTCTGTCGGTGcgatctccatctccagcgCAATCGGGCGGTCTGCAG TGCGAGGCGACTGATAAGCGCCAATATAGAAATGCCCAAAACGGTGGAGTTGCTGGATCTGAGCTACAATGACATCACCAGCATAGACAATGACTCCTTCCAG AGCACCGTTCACTTGGTGAACCTCTCCCTGTCCCACAATGCCATCCACACGCTGTACGGCGATGGCTTTGCGGAGCTGCGGCGTCTGCGGCACCTGGATCTGTCCTACAACCGGCTGGAGCAGATCGACGAGCACCTGCTGGAGTCGAATGCCCAGCTGATCCACCTCAATCTGGAGGGCAACAAGCTGGCCACCCTGGGCAGTGGCCCCCTGCTGCGAAGCCCCTCGCTGCGCTCCCTCAACCTGCGCAACTCGCAGATCAACCAGCTGGGGGCAGAGCTCCTCAGCGGCCTGCCCCAGCTGCGGCAGCTGGACGTGGCCCAGAATCTGTTGCTCACCCTCAGCGCGGGGGTGTTCC GCCCCCGCTACCTGGCCTCCCTCAACCTCGAGGAGAATCCCTTCAACTGCGATCGAGCCTTGAGCAAAGTGGCCACAGGACTGCGTCAGCGGGGCGTGGCCCTCTTCATGAGCGACTGCGTGGATGAGGAGCCGGCTCTGCCGCCGCCGGAGGAGGTGGAGCTGCAGGGGGGGCCGACGATGAAGTTCGAACGCCTCGAGCACCTGGAGCCCACCACCCAAGGGCCGCAGTCCGTGCTGGCCGTGTGGCGGGAGCTGGACTCCAGCGAGGAGAGCACcggcgacgaggaggaggagcaggagctgtcTTCCCTCAGCGACGTCTGCGAGGGCAGTCGGGAGAAGCTCTGCCTGAACTACCGCACCTGCCTGGAGCGCGTGAGCCACATGCTCCTGGCCGGCGGAGGCGCCCAGCTGCCAGACGAGATCGAACGGACGCTCAAGTACGACTCGGATGACCTCAAGCTGGCCTTTGTTGTGGGCGGTGCCACAGGCATCTGCATGGTCATCTTCATCATCACCTTCGCCCTGTGCCTCAAGAGCTGCTGCGAGATGCGCAAGAAGAAGTCCACTCTGGAGTCGCCGGAGGGCGAAACGCCTCTGGATCCCTCGCAGGAGACCCTGCCCACTATTCACACCTGGTCGCCGCACAGGACTCGCAATCCCCGGCGATCCAACCCGCAGCGTGCCTCGCGGGCCGTGGTCCGCCAGCCCTACGGGCCGCAGGACAGCTTTGTGAACCGCATCTTTGGGCGGCCGGCCCGCTCTCAGTACTACCGCACCATCAACCAGAACACGGCCACCCTGATCCGCCGCCTCAGCCGCAGCAACCTCTTCAGCAGTCGCGATCGGGAGCCCGTCACACCCACCACCCCCCCGCCGGAGAGCACCTCCCGTTTCTACACGGACGAGGCAGCGGCGCGACCTGAGACGCCGCCACCCAACTACGGGGACGTTGTGGTCATCGACAATTGTGATAACAAGTGA